One window from the genome of Natronomonas salsuginis encodes:
- a CDS encoding malectin domain-containing carbohydrate-binding protein: MVTSIALGGVAFAVGPTHAQQAATAEYRVNAGSGTVGAVDGGMDWTPPGSTSGVTVSGGSTYEAYSGTVDLDSSVPSGTPTEIFGSELYGDQQWTFSDGIDSSQEYEVRLYFAEIYQGVSGGNPEGGDGARVFDVSVEGQQFLDDYDIYADVGPETGVMKSTTVAPTDGTIDIELTTEVDNAKISAVEIVPSEPEPDTLGGSSSVDFGTVVAGDSGTEAVTLTNLGESGDADIDVTGVSISGSDAAAFSHDFTGSTTLTPGESIDVQVTFSPSDVESKTAALEVSHSGTNDPLTIGLSGEGASDVPVGFSKSTLQGFSAGNPTAVDFGPDGRAYVSTQGGNVYALEVERNGEDSYQVLNEEVITAIKDIPNHDDLGNYDAGRTARQITGITAGGTAAEPVVYVSSSDAQIDVGDDDDSKDTNSGAVSRLTFDWNGDGSLASVDHDVMVLGLPRSEENHSPNGLDLSTDGETLYLAVGGHTNKGAPGNNFGHTPEYALSAAVLDIDLAQIEAENQPKSLQDEDSAYPDLDYYYSIPTVQGGSLPFGGNDGLNQAKIVDGGPVQIYSPGYRNAYDIVLSQDGQLYVIDNGPNGGWGGQPVGEGSTGMCTNEPNEDGSYGTGDQLHLATEGSYGGHAAPVRANPDGAGLWDADGNQYHDFDASDTPVPFDMANPIECDYQDPTEDNSIGPTFGWTGGITEYTASNFGSAMSGDLLVVEAGSGTIKRVQLNAAGDEVTDVSSPLTQGGALGITAQGDAETLPGTIWTANHGGNDITVFEPNDYGGGDVGQCTGADDPSLDEDGDGYSNADEIAAGTDPCSAGSTPNDFDDDGVSDITDDDDDGDGLPDGEDPFARDASNGLDGDLPIELNFEPNAQPETVLGLGFTGVMTNGEDDYMDLYDGDSVIAGGAANVLTVEGVPQGDAHQNTNTQQYSFQIGANAPDEPFVVSTTVNGFPNSPEDYQSTGVYLGNGDQDNYAKLVVSANGGTGGVEFAKEVGGSFESVAQPDDASVTGQSTNTDLYLRVYPSNDTVHAYYATDGGEPVAVGETTIPAEWIESADQGMAAGVVSTSNGASSSFDATWTNLHITPLEDDGETNQPPIADAGTDQTVEENTEVQLDASGSSDPDGDMLGYTWTQLDGPDVGLSINDAQDPTFTAPDVDGETTLTFGVSVSDGEQTDTDTVTITVEDTDDAYAEGDAVHRVNAGGPEVTATDDGPAWSADTGGSPSEYLVSGGDIPGSTYTVENVDGSVPDGTPTELFQTEQYDPAEEPPMQWEFPTDDGATYEVRLYFHDGWDGTSAVGDRVFNVSVEDQQVLSNFDVIDTYGDQTAAMEAFTVESDGTIDVEFNHGAAENPQVNAIEIVKLDDGSGSEVSVEEAVAAHDEDGDDATIEFAEIQQAISWWQSESEIPGTGGQTIDFQTIQQLISLWQSEATVGDGGGGDNQPPTASFTADPAAPKVGENVTLDASGSSDDSAIASYEWDFDGDGTTETTGETTTTSFAAAGDYDVTLIVADDDGETDTATQTVTVSEPVAAEGSSQLLVTPDSGVDSSTYGGGSFQLSNTGDAGISSVTIELDSGTIPDIVWDPEGTAGDPTGKGLVVDSESGDGVGVVSTADGDVFSDPHNGVDGDDGYDTLTIEFTDFDAGEELSFSADNDPTSIKGATVGSQAAGPVSGLELAGATVTVEYDIGETQTNTLFSDGSGGGAQSTITGDVASATAIGVQGVPLESTALSGDTAAATVSEAQQTITVAGPADATVEVARVEGGLDLNNVPDADGSGSPGYDIEAYEANKALDVETTTVTLDENGEATVDLTLTDSTSDGGFNYITAAVQEGGDTGLDSNVVVLEYDDSTDDGTGDSATSFAVNAGGAAYTAAHGTAFEADTGFDSGTAYDTAKPIDGTEDDPLYQTERYGNFSYDVPLEDGSYDVTLHFAEIFQGTSEDSNPGADQTGERLFDVTVEGEPALSGYDIYAEAGGSLSAVQETITADVTDGELNIGFSTVADNAKLSAVEVEPADDGGDENQAPVVDSIADQTVTEGGSVTVPVSASADDSDALSLSAAGPAFVGFSDAGDGTGTLTIEPETGDAGTYTVDVTADDGTDAATESFQLTVEEAADPEPQVLYRINAGESADVSSIDDGPDWTGVADDSSPYLVSVPETDSGNYAGGDDVTPTGSIPDSTPGAVFDAERYGEMEWEFSTDVDAEVEIRLYLSNQYPGTSEPEDRQFNVSVEGQQVLTEYDPVADVGHANGAMKSVTITSDGTVDVDFEQGPMENPQVNAIEIVATGAGGSI, from the coding sequence ATGGTAACGTCGATCGCCCTCGGCGGCGTGGCGTTCGCCGTCGGTCCGACACATGCTCAACAGGCGGCAACTGCCGAGTATCGCGTGAACGCGGGTAGCGGGACCGTCGGCGCGGTCGACGGCGGCATGGATTGGACCCCGCCCGGATCAACGAGCGGCGTAACGGTGAGTGGCGGCTCGACGTACGAGGCGTACTCCGGAACGGTCGATCTCGACTCGTCGGTGCCGTCGGGGACGCCGACGGAGATCTTCGGATCCGAGCTGTACGGCGATCAGCAGTGGACGTTTTCTGATGGGATTGACAGCAGTCAAGAGTACGAGGTCCGCCTGTACTTCGCGGAGATCTATCAGGGCGTCTCCGGCGGGAATCCCGAAGGGGGAGACGGTGCTCGGGTCTTCGACGTGTCCGTCGAGGGACAGCAGTTCCTCGACGACTACGATATCTACGCCGACGTCGGCCCCGAAACGGGCGTGATGAAATCGACGACGGTGGCCCCGACGGATGGGACGATCGACATCGAGCTCACGACGGAGGTGGACAACGCGAAGATCTCCGCGGTCGAGATCGTTCCCTCTGAGCCCGAGCCCGACACGCTCGGTGGCTCGTCGAGCGTCGACTTCGGAACCGTCGTCGCCGGCGACAGCGGGACCGAGGCGGTGACGTTGACCAATCTCGGCGAGAGCGGCGACGCTGACATCGACGTAACGGGGGTCTCGATATCCGGTTCTGACGCGGCGGCGTTCTCCCACGACTTCACGGGAAGCACGACGCTCACACCCGGCGAGTCGATCGACGTGCAGGTGACGTTCTCGCCGTCGGACGTCGAGTCGAAGACCGCCGCGCTCGAAGTGAGCCACAGCGGCACGAACGATCCGTTGACGATCGGGCTCTCAGGTGAGGGCGCGAGCGACGTGCCGGTCGGGTTCAGCAAATCGACGCTACAGGGGTTCAGCGCCGGTAACCCGACGGCGGTCGACTTCGGCCCTGACGGCCGCGCATACGTCTCGACACAGGGCGGCAACGTGTACGCGCTGGAGGTCGAGCGCAACGGCGAGGATAGCTATCAGGTCCTCAACGAGGAGGTGATAACCGCGATCAAGGATATCCCGAACCACGACGACCTCGGGAACTACGATGCGGGGCGGACCGCCCGGCAGATCACTGGTATTACCGCCGGCGGGACGGCCGCCGAACCGGTCGTCTACGTCTCCTCGAGCGACGCGCAGATCGACGTCGGCGACGACGACGACTCGAAGGACACCAACTCGGGAGCGGTCTCACGGCTGACGTTCGATTGGAACGGCGACGGGAGCCTCGCGAGCGTCGACCACGACGTGATGGTGCTCGGCTTACCACGCTCGGAGGAGAACCACTCGCCCAACGGGCTGGACCTCTCCACGGACGGCGAGACGCTGTATCTCGCCGTCGGCGGCCACACCAACAAGGGCGCGCCCGGGAACAACTTCGGGCACACGCCGGAGTACGCGCTCTCGGCGGCCGTGCTCGACATCGATCTCGCGCAGATCGAAGCCGAAAACCAGCCGAAGAGCCTCCAAGACGAGGACTCGGCGTACCCCGACCTCGACTACTACTACTCGATCCCGACCGTCCAGGGTGGATCCCTCCCGTTCGGCGGGAACGACGGGTTGAACCAGGCGAAAATCGTCGACGGCGGCCCGGTGCAGATCTACTCGCCCGGCTACCGGAACGCGTACGACATCGTCCTCTCGCAGGACGGGCAGCTCTACGTCATCGACAACGGGCCGAACGGCGGCTGGGGTGGCCAGCCCGTCGGTGAGGGCTCGACTGGGATGTGCACCAACGAGCCCAACGAGGACGGCAGCTACGGGACCGGCGACCAGCTCCACCTTGCCACCGAGGGCTCGTACGGCGGCCACGCCGCGCCCGTCCGGGCCAACCCGGACGGCGCCGGCCTCTGGGACGCCGACGGCAACCAGTACCACGACTTCGACGCGTCGGACACCCCGGTTCCGTTCGACATGGCGAACCCGATCGAGTGCGACTACCAGGACCCCACCGAGGACAACTCCATCGGGCCGACGTTCGGCTGGACCGGCGGCATCACGGAGTACACCGCTTCCAACTTCGGCAGCGCGATGAGCGGCGATCTGCTCGTCGTGGAGGCCGGCAGCGGCACGATCAAGCGTGTGCAGCTGAACGCCGCGGGCGACGAGGTCACCGACGTGTCATCGCCGCTGACCCAAGGGGGTGCGCTGGGCATCACCGCCCAGGGCGACGCGGAAACGCTTCCCGGCACGATCTGGACGGCGAACCACGGCGGCAACGACATCACCGTCTTTGAGCCGAACGATTACGGTGGCGGCGACGTGGGGCAGTGTACCGGTGCGGACGATCCGTCGCTCGACGAAGACGGCGACGGGTACAGCAACGCGGACGAGATCGCGGCCGGCACCGACCCGTGTTCGGCGGGTTCGACGCCGAATGACTTCGACGACGACGGCGTCTCCGATATCACCGACGACGACGACGACGGGGACGGCCTGCCCGACGGCGAGGACCCGTTCGCCCGCGACGCGTCGAACGGCCTCGACGGCGATCTGCCGATCGAACTGAACTTCGAGCCGAACGCACAGCCCGAGACGGTCCTCGGTCTCGGCTTCACCGGCGTGATGACGAACGGCGAGGACGATTACATGGATCTCTACGACGGCGACAGCGTCATCGCCGGCGGCGCGGCGAACGTCTTGACCGTCGAGGGGGTCCCGCAGGGAGACGCCCACCAGAACACCAACACCCAGCAGTACAGCTTCCAGATTGGCGCGAACGCGCCCGACGAACCGTTCGTCGTCAGCACCACGGTGAACGGCTTCCCCAACAGCCCCGAGGATTACCAGTCCACGGGGGTCTATCTCGGTAACGGCGATCAGGACAACTACGCGAAGTTGGTCGTCTCCGCCAACGGCGGCACCGGCGGGGTGGAGTTCGCGAAGGAGGTCGGCGGAAGCTTCGAGAGCGTCGCCCAGCCGGACGATGCGAGCGTCACCGGCCAAAGCACGAACACCGATCTCTACCTGCGCGTCTACCCGAGCAACGACACAGTCCACGCGTACTACGCGACCGACGGCGGTGAGCCGGTCGCCGTCGGCGAGACGACGATTCCCGCAGAGTGGATCGAGTCGGCCGACCAGGGGATGGCCGCCGGCGTCGTCTCGACATCGAACGGCGCGAGCTCGAGCTTCGATGCGACGTGGACGAACCTCCACATCACGCCGCTCGAGGACGATGGCGAGACGAACCAGCCGCCGATCGCCGACGCTGGGACCGACCAGACCGTCGAAGAGAACACCGAAGTGCAACTCGACGCGTCGGGCTCTTCGGACCCCGACGGCGACATGCTCGGCTACACGTGGACGCAACTCGACGGCCCGGACGTCGGGCTCAGCATCAACGACGCGCAGGACCCGACGTTCACCGCGCCGGACGTCGACGGAGAGACGACGCTCACCTTCGGAGTCAGCGTCTCCGACGGCGAGCAGACCGACACGGACACGGTGACGATCACCGTCGAGGACACCGACGATGCATACGCCGAGGGTGACGCCGTCCACCGCGTGAACGCGGGCGGTCCCGAGGTCACCGCGACGGACGACGGGCCGGCCTGGAGTGCCGACACGGGCGGCTCGCCGAGCGAGTATCTCGTCTCGGGCGGCGACATTCCGGGTAGCACCTATACTGTCGAGAACGTCGACGGCTCGGTCCCGGACGGGACGCCGACGGAACTGTTCCAGACCGAGCAGTACGATCCGGCCGAGGAGCCGCCGATGCAGTGGGAGTTCCCCACGGACGACGGGGCGACCTACGAGGTCCGCCTGTACTTCCACGACGGGTGGGACGGCACGAGCGCGGTCGGTGACCGCGTGTTCAACGTCTCGGTCGAGGATCAGCAGGTCCTTTCGAACTTCGACGTCATCGACACCTACGGCGACCAGACCGCCGCGATGGAGGCGTTCACCGTCGAGAGTGACGGAACGATCGACGTGGAGTTCAACCACGGCGCGGCGGAGAACCCGCAGGTGAACGCCATCGAGATCGTGAAACTCGACGATGGATCCGGCAGCGAGGTGAGCGTCGAGGAGGCCGTCGCGGCCCACGACGAGGACGGCGACGACGCGACGATTGAGTTCGCCGAGATCCAGCAGGCGATCAGCTGGTGGCAAAGTGAGTCCGAGATCCCCGGAACCGGCGGCCAAACGATCGACTTCCAGACGATCCAACAGCTCATCAGCCTCTGGCAATCGGAGGCGACGGTCGGCGACGGGGGCGGTGGCGACAACCAGCCGCCGACCGCGTCGTTCACCGCCGACCCGGCCGCGCCGAAGGTCGGCGAAAACGTGACGCTCGACGCCTCGGGATCGAGCGACGACAGCGCGATCGCGAGCTATGAGTGGGACTTCGACGGCGACGGCACCACCGAAACAACGGGCGAAACGACTACCACCAGCTTCGCGGCCGCCGGCGACTACGACGTCACGTTGATCGTCGCCGACGACGACGGCGAAACCGACACCGCCACCCAGACCGTCACCGTCAGCGAACCCGTGGCGGCGGAGGGATCGTCGCAGCTGCTCGTGACGCCGGACAGCGGCGTCGATTCGAGCACCTACGGCGGCGGTTCGTTCCAGCTGTCGAACACCGGTGACGCCGGAATCTCTTCGGTGACGATCGAACTGGATTCGGGAACCATACCCGACATCGTGTGGGACCCGGAGGGAACTGCGGGCGACCCGACCGGTAAGGGCCTCGTCGTCGACAGCGAGTCCGGAGACGGCGTCGGCGTCGTCAGCACCGCCGACGGAGACGTCTTCAGCGATCCCCACAACGGCGTCGACGGCGACGACGGCTACGACACGCTGACGATCGAGTTCACGGACTTCGACGCTGGCGAAGAACTGTCCTTCTCGGCAGACAACGATCCGACGAGCATCAAGGGTGCGACCGTCGGCTCGCAGGCGGCCGGCCCCGTCTCGGGGCTGGAACTCGCGGGCGCGACGGTGACCGTTGAGTACGACATCGGCGAGACGCAGACGAACACGCTGTTCAGCGACGGTAGCGGCGGCGGCGCGCAATCGACGATCACGGGCGACGTGGCCAGCGCGACTGCGATCGGCGTGCAGGGCGTCCCGCTCGAATCGACGGCACTGAGCGGCGACACCGCGGCCGCGACCGTCTCGGAGGCCCAGCAGACGATTACCGTCGCCGGTCCCGCCGACGCAACGGTCGAGGTCGCGCGCGTCGAGGGGGGACTGGACCTGAACAACGTACCGGACGCTGACGGTTCCGGATCACCCGGCTACGACATCGAGGCGTACGAGGCGAACAAGGCGCTCGATGTCGAGACGACGACCGTCACGCTCGACGAAAACGGTGAGGCGACCGTCGATCTGACGCTCACCGACTCGACGTCCGATGGCGGGTTCAACTACATAACTGCCGCCGTCCAGGAAGGCGGCGACACCGGACTCGACTCGAACGTCGTCGTGTTAGAGTACGACGACAGCACCGACGACGGGACCGGCGACAGCGCCACGAGCTTCGCCGTGAACGCGGGCGGGGCGGCGTACACCGCTGCGCATGGGACGGCCTTCGAAGCCGACACGGGCTTCGACAGCGGGACGGCCTACGATACCGCGAAGCCAATCGACGGCACCGAGGACGACCCGCTCTACCAGACCGAACGCTACGGGAACTTCAGCTACGACGTGCCGCTCGAAGACGGGAGCTACGACGTGACGCTCCACTTCGCCGAGATCTTCCAGGGGACGTCCGAAGATTCGAACCCCGGCGCCGACCAGACCGGCGAACGGCTCTTCGACGTGACGGTCGAGGGCGAACCGGCCCTGTCGGGCTACGACATCTACGCGGAAGCTGGCGGGTCGCTCAGCGCGGTGCAAGAGACGATCACCGCCGACGTCACCGATGGCGAGCTGAACATCGGGTTCTCGACAGTCGCGGACAACGCGAAACTGTCGGCGGTCGAGGTCGAGCCAGCCGACGACGGTGGTGACGAAAACCAGGCACCTGTGGTCGATTCGATCGCCGATCAGACCGTGACAGAGGGCGGTTCGGTGACGGTTCCAGTCAGTGCTTCTGCCGACGACAGCGACGCGCTGTCGCTGTCCGCGGCCGGGCCGGCCTTCGTGGGCTTTTCCGACGCGGGAGACGGCACCGGAACGCTCACCATCGAACCCGAAACCGGCGACGCCGGTACCTACACGGTCGACGTCACGGCGGACGACGGCACCGACGCCGCGACCGAGAGCTTCCAGCTCACCGTCGAGGAAGCCGCCGACCCCGAACCACAGGTGCTCTACCGGATCAACGCGGGCGAAAGCGCTGACGTAAGCTCGATCGACGACGGACCCGACTGGACCGGCGTCGCGGACGATTCCTCGCCGTACCTCGTTTCGGTCCCCGAAACTGATAGCGGGAACTACGCCGGGGGTGACGACGTCACTCCGACCGGATCTATTCCCGATAGCACGCCGGGAGCAGTGTTCGACGCTGAGCGATATGGGGAGATGGAGTGGGAGTTCTCGACCGACGTCGACGCAGAGGTCGAAATTCGACTCTACCTCAGCAATCAGTACCCCGGAACCAGCGAGCCCGAAGATCGACAGTTCAACGTCTCGGTCGAGGGGCAACAGGTCCTGACTGAGTACGATCCGGTCGCCGATGTCGGCCACGCTAACGGGGCGATGAAGAGCGTCACCATCACGAGCGACGGGACCGTCGACGTCGACTTCGAGCAGGGGCCGATGGAGAATCCGCAGGTCAACGCGATCGAGATCGTCGCGACCGGCGCGGGAGGATCGATCTGA
- a CDS encoding PKD domain-containing protein: MTTRITQTATVLVALMVALSIFGGVGTVAAQDATVEQSASAVTAAPGETVELTTTFSTEDITGHGVQVILPTDWQGTMTDADGGAPNSPSGSPNVLEVVWLTAGTQTYEITYEIDVPGDAEPDDYTVGVEGSGINPDDDTQVLGSTETTITVEEPSQNEPPGASFTHSPIGPQTGEQVSFDASGSGDDSAIANYEWDFDGDGTSDATGETTTTSFDSEGDYDVTLTVTDDDGETDTATQTISVADAPVAPGSGIGVSLEPSASTITEGESDEFDIVVSNLEGSSVGAYDITLALSNGGVATFDGVEVDGESIDGDDSDLTDVIETGDAIRIEVAGQSVAGAEAVIGTVNVSGDAPGEVDISVQEALVYDESGDGYEIGATEGVGMTVEELQEPFFEVSSLDAPDEVAQGDDITVTATVTNTGELTGIKTVSFEFDGATVDSEDVELDPGASADVSFTVSSGEISAGTYTHGVVTEDGNATAEIVITPPALGEFETPPQDLDGDGLYEDVNGDDEFDMGDAQALFANRNTEAVQNNAAAFDFNGDEVVDVGDVQALFDQLI; this comes from the coding sequence ATGACAACACGAATTACACAGACGGCAACGGTCCTCGTAGCGCTGATGGTCGCCCTTTCGATCTTCGGAGGCGTGGGGACGGTCGCAGCACAGGACGCAACGGTCGAACAATCAGCGAGCGCGGTGACGGCGGCGCCGGGTGAGACGGTCGAACTGACGACGACCTTCTCCACCGAAGATATCACTGGGCACGGCGTGCAGGTCATCCTCCCGACAGACTGGCAGGGAACGATGACCGACGCCGACGGCGGCGCGCCAAATTCACCATCCGGGAGCCCAAACGTCCTCGAGGTCGTCTGGCTCACTGCGGGAACCCAGACGTACGAGATCACCTACGAAATCGACGTTCCGGGTGACGCCGAACCGGACGACTATACCGTCGGTGTCGAGGGGTCGGGGATCAATCCCGATGACGACACACAGGTCCTCGGTTCGACAGAGACGACGATCACCGTCGAAGAGCCGAGCCAGAACGAACCCCCGGGGGCGTCGTTCACGCACAGTCCGATCGGACCGCAAACGGGCGAGCAAGTATCGTTCGACGCCTCGGGGTCGGGCGATGATAGCGCAATCGCGAACTACGAGTGGGACTTCGACGGCGACGGCACCTCCGATGCAACCGGCGAAACGACGACCACGAGCTTCGATTCTGAAGGCGACTACGACGTCACGTTGACCGTCACCGACGACGATGGCGAAACCGATACCGCGACGCAGACGATCTCGGTCGCTGACGCGCCGGTCGCCCCCGGAAGCGGGATCGGCGTGAGTCTCGAACCGTCCGCGTCGACGATCACGGAGGGCGAATCCGACGAATTCGACATCGTCGTGTCCAACCTCGAAGGGAGTAGCGTCGGCGCATACGATATCACGCTCGCGCTCAGCAACGGCGGCGTTGCCACCTTCGACGGCGTCGAAGTCGACGGGGAGTCGATCGATGGCGATGACTCCGACCTGACCGACGTTATCGAGACCGGCGACGCGATCCGTATCGAAGTCGCCGGACAGAGCGTCGCTGGCGCAGAGGCAGTCATCGGGACCGTGAACGTCAGCGGAGATGCACCCGGCGAGGTCGACATCTCGGTTCAGGAAGCGCTGGTCTACGACGAGTCCGGCGACGGTTACGAGATCGGGGCGACGGAAGGAGTGGGCATGACCGTCGAAGAGCTCCAAGAGCCGTTCTTCGAGGTATCGAGCCTCGATGCGCCCGACGAGGTCGCCCAGGGCGACGACATCACGGTTACCGCGACGGTGACGAACACGGGTGAACTCACCGGCATCAAGACGGTCTCCTTCGAGTTCGACGGGGCGACCGTCGACTCCGAGGACGTCGAGCTCGACCCCGGAGCGAGCGCCGACGTGTCGTTCACCGTTTCGAGCGGCGAGATCTCCGCCGGGACGTACACCCACGGCGTCGTCACCGAGGACGGCAACGCGACCGCGGAGATCGTCATCACGCCGCCGGCGCTTGGCGAGTTCGAGACCCCGCCGCAGGACCTCGACGGGGATGGTCTCTACGAGGATGTCAACGGGGACGACGAGTTCGACATGGGAGACGCACAGGCGCTGTTCGCGAACCGAAACACCGAGGCAGTCCAGAACAACGCAGCCGCGTTCGACTTCAACGGAGACGAGGTCGTCGACGTGGGTGACGTTCAGGCGCTGTTCGACCAGTTGATCTGA
- a CDS encoding DUF7838 family putative zinc beta-ribbon protein: MALSLETDCPDCDSTEFYKSASMRIHLGIKKKWRCINCEYGFVTINGIDTSV, from the coding sequence ATGGCTCTCTCATTGGAGACCGATTGCCCCGACTGTGACTCAACGGAGTTCTACAAATCAGCGAGCATGCGGATCCATCTCGGTATCAAAAAGAAGTGGCGCTGCATCAACTGCGAGTACGGGTTCGTCACGATCAACGGCATCGACACCTCGGTCTGA
- a CDS encoding bacteriorhodopsin — MTQPGSESLWLWLGTAGMLIGMLYFIARGWGEKNRRRQEFYIVTIFITAIAFVNYLSMALGFGLTTIEIGGEELPIYWARYTDWLFTTPLLLIDLGLLAGANRNQLSTLVGLDVLMIGTGAVATLSTAGVLLSPVGDRIIWWGVSTGLLLVLLYYLFGTLTEEANQLSGAARSTFSTLRNLIVVVWLVYPVWWILGTEGLGMISLYSETAGFMVLDLVAKVGFGIILLSSRDVLDAAGEAAGAALGDADPTD, encoded by the coding sequence ATGACCCAACCAGGCAGCGAGTCACTATGGCTGTGGCTAGGGACAGCAGGAATGCTCATTGGTATGCTATACTTCATCGCCCGCGGATGGGGTGAAAAGAATAGACGCCGTCAAGAGTTCTATATTGTCACGATATTCATCACTGCTATCGCATTCGTAAACTACCTGAGCATGGCACTCGGATTCGGGTTGACGACAATCGAGATCGGCGGTGAGGAGCTACCGATTTATTGGGCACGGTATACCGATTGGCTGTTCACAACGCCACTCTTGCTCATTGACCTCGGATTGCTTGCTGGGGCAAACCGAAACCAACTGTCTACACTCGTTGGCCTTGACGTACTGATGATCGGCACTGGTGCCGTGGCAACGCTATCGACAGCTGGTGTGCTGCTCAGCCCTGTCGGGGACCGCATTATTTGGTGGGGTGTCTCGACGGGCTTGCTATTGGTGTTGCTATACTACCTCTTCGGCACTCTGACCGAAGAAGCAAACCAACTGTCGGGAGCCGCCCGATCGACGTTTAGCACTCTTCGAAACCTCATCGTGGTCGTTTGGCTGGTCTACCCAGTGTGGTGGATCCTCGGCACGGAGGGGCTCGGAATGATCAGCCTCTACAGCGAAACTGCCGGGTTCATGGTGCTCGACCTCGTCGCCAAGGTCGGCTTCGGTATCATCTTGCTATCGAGCCGTGATGTTCTCGACGCAGCGGGCGAGGCTGCTGGTGCGGCGCTAGGAGACGCAGACCCCACTGACTAA
- a CDS encoding response regulator: MTHCSTVLIVDDEENLADLFGIWLREQFEVYVTYSGEDALEIFAEESIDIVLLDRRMPGLSGTEVLQSIRENGDGQQVIMATAVQPTEDLASIDVDDYLIKPIDRRKLLRTVEAAELVLTYEDSLTELFSLTARKATLEANLDKTELQKDDRYGNLLKRIRELEEDADTTLKRLEAEYQIDMLVRDQRIGSQPVDQL, translated from the coding sequence ATGACACATTGTAGCACTGTTCTGATCGTCGACGACGAAGAAAATCTCGCCGACTTATTCGGTATTTGGCTACGCGAGCAGTTCGAGGTTTATGTGACCTACTCTGGGGAAGATGCACTGGAAATTTTCGCTGAGGAATCCATTGATATCGTCCTTCTAGACCGTCGAATGCCGGGGCTCTCTGGCACGGAAGTGCTACAATCAATTCGCGAAAACGGTGATGGCCAGCAGGTGATTATGGCGACAGCTGTGCAGCCAACGGAGGATCTAGCGTCCATCGACGTGGACGACTATCTCATCAAACCGATTGACCGGAGAAAACTTCTTCGAACTGTCGAAGCTGCGGAGCTGGTTCTCACATACGAAGATTCACTCACAGAGCTTTTCTCACTCACCGCGAGGAAAGCCACACTAGAGGCGAACCTCGACAAAACAGAGCTTCAAAAAGACGATCGATACGGCAATCTCCTCAAGAGAATACGGGAGTTGGAAGAAGACGCTGATACGACACTCAAGCGTCTCGAGGCAGAGTATCAGATCGATATGCTGGTCAGAGACCAGCGTATCGGGTCCCAACCTGTAGATCAGCTTTGA
- a CDS encoding HalOD1 output domain-containing protein: MAETSPYSTSVVEIWSTDTQLVKGFERPVVVSEAVLSTLMEAVDHWPELSRSPPVFEFVDVDKLNGLFKSRAVDETSYTPSVEFLFQDALVTVLYGSTVRVIVERDV, from the coding sequence ATGGCCGAGACGTCACCGTACTCTACGTCCGTAGTGGAAATATGGAGTACAGACACGCAACTTGTAAAAGGGTTTGAAAGACCGGTCGTGGTCTCCGAAGCAGTTCTTAGCACACTTATGGAAGCCGTAGATCACTGGCCAGAACTCAGTAGATCCCCACCGGTGTTCGAGTTCGTGGATGTAGACAAGCTAAATGGCTTGTTCAAAAGTCGTGCAGTCGACGAGACCAGCTACACGCCCTCTGTAGAGTTTCTTTTCCAAGACGCACTTGTTACGGTTCTGTATGGGTCAACGGTGCGTGTCATCGTCGAACGAGATGTGTAA